A genomic region of Pseudoalteromonas rubra contains the following coding sequences:
- the nadA gene encoding quinolinate synthase NadA: protein MSLAEQIMPEDYIFPPKPAPLTKQEQAEYKTRIKALLKEKNAVLVAHYYTDPEIQALAEETGGCVADSLEMARFGAKQQNADMIIVAGVRFMGETAKILTPEKTVVMPTLAATCSLDVGCPIDAFSAFCDQHPDRKVVVYANTSTAVKARADWIVTSSCALEIVEHLDSEGEKIIWGPDKHLGSYIQKKTGADMIMWNGACIVHDEFKTKALKDMKALHPDAAVLVHPESPAEIVDLADAVGSTSQLIKAAQDMPNQKFIVATDRGIFYKMQQLCPEKEFFEAPTAGEGATCKSCAHCPWMAMNGLKAIEEALIDPNGKEVFVDMALREGALRSLNRMLDFSASLQK from the coding sequence ATGAGTCTAGCAGAACAAATTATGCCGGAGGATTATATTTTTCCTCCAAAACCTGCCCCTTTAACTAAGCAGGAACAAGCCGAATATAAAACCAGAATTAAAGCGTTGTTAAAAGAAAAGAACGCTGTTTTGGTTGCCCATTACTATACCGATCCCGAGATTCAGGCTCTGGCTGAAGAAACGGGCGGATGTGTCGCTGATTCACTGGAAATGGCGCGCTTTGGTGCCAAGCAACAAAATGCTGATATGATCATCGTTGCTGGTGTACGCTTCATGGGTGAAACGGCCAAGATCCTGACACCAGAAAAAACCGTTGTTATGCCAACTCTGGCAGCAACCTGTTCACTGGATGTAGGCTGTCCTATCGATGCGTTTTCTGCATTTTGTGATCAACACCCGGACAGAAAAGTGGTTGTGTATGCAAACACCTCAACCGCGGTGAAAGCGCGTGCTGACTGGATTGTGACTTCGTCATGTGCACTTGAGATTGTAGAGCACCTGGATTCAGAAGGTGAGAAAATCATCTGGGGCCCGGATAAACACCTGGGTTCTTACATTCAAAAGAAAACCGGTGCGGACATGATCATGTGGAACGGCGCTTGTATCGTTCACGATGAGTTCAAAACCAAGGCACTGAAAGACATGAAGGCATTGCATCCGGATGCTGCAGTATTGGTACACCCTGAATCGCCGGCTGAAATTGTTGACCTGGCAGATGCCGTTGGTTCAACAAGTCAGTTGATTAAAGCAGCACAGGATATGCCGAATCAGAAGTTCATAGTGGCGACTGACCGCGGTATCTTTTACAAAATGCAGCAGCTGTGTCCTGAAAAAGAGTTCTTTGAAGCACCTACTGCGGGTGAAGGGGCAACCTGTAAGAGCTGTGCGCATTGTCCGTGGATGGCGATGAATGGCCTTAAAGCCATTGAAGAGGCGTTGATTGATCCAAATGGCAAAGAAGTCTTCGTTGATATGGCACTTCGTGAGGGTGCTTTGCGCTCACTGAATCGCATGTTGGACTTCTCAGCAAGCCTGCAAAAGTAG
- a CDS encoding GGDEF domain-containing protein: MQEELLNSVIKITKTRDIDSLEYSLLSTIQELVGCKHLCVYKNFNTQEDLAVERSIGLTMHGEREFEWLDRQVIEQPQSELISCLQSSCIITVQSADGIEKRWLPINIHETPVGAIEVHSGGLNSSEQVLLNAFVRIYENYLTILHENERDKLTGLLNRQTFEKKLKQLLEKQVIKQNRHIRDDQDPRTFHQGATSWLAMVDIDHFKQVNDNYGHVCGDEVLLLVAQKMQQFFRSTDLLFRFGGEEFVLVFEPTDQASIEAKLEKFLALIRNTHFPFVKKLTVSAGLARISPYDFPINVLENADRALYYAKENGRDQLAFFEALLNDNKLERHDEGSGIDLF, from the coding sequence ATGCAAGAAGAACTACTCAATTCAGTCATCAAAATAACAAAAACAAGAGACATAGATTCACTCGAGTACAGCCTGCTTTCGACGATTCAGGAGCTAGTAGGGTGTAAGCATCTGTGTGTGTATAAAAACTTTAATACTCAGGAAGACCTTGCAGTAGAGCGAAGCATTGGATTAACCATGCATGGTGAGCGGGAATTTGAATGGCTCGACAGGCAAGTGATTGAGCAACCTCAGTCTGAGCTGATTTCTTGTTTGCAGTCGTCCTGTATCATTACGGTGCAAAGCGCCGATGGCATAGAAAAGCGCTGGTTGCCTATCAACATTCACGAAACACCGGTAGGCGCGATAGAAGTGCACTCAGGTGGTCTGAATAGCAGTGAGCAGGTACTGCTTAACGCCTTTGTGCGAATATACGAAAATTATCTGACTATATTGCACGAAAATGAGCGGGACAAGCTGACTGGGTTATTGAATCGTCAGACCTTTGAAAAGAAACTCAAGCAGCTGCTAGAGAAGCAAGTCATAAAACAAAACCGCCACATTCGCGATGATCAGGACCCACGGACATTCCATCAGGGCGCCACATCCTGGTTAGCTATGGTAGACATAGATCACTTTAAACAAGTGAACGACAACTATGGTCATGTCTGCGGCGATGAAGTGCTCCTGTTGGTTGCGCAAAAAATGCAACAGTTCTTCCGTTCAACGGACTTGTTATTTCGCTTTGGTGGCGAAGAGTTTGTCTTAGTGTTTGAACCCACGGATCAGGCGTCCATTGAGGCAAAACTAGAAAAGTTCTTAGCGCTTATTCGTAACACGCACTTTCCGTTTGTTAAGAAGCTTACGGTGAGTGCCGGGCTTGCGCGGATCAGCCCGTATGATTTCCCAATCAATGTATTGGAGAATGCAGACAGAGCTTTGTACTATGCAAAAGAAAATGGTCGTGACCAGCTGGCATTCTTTGAAGCGTTGTTAAATGACAATAAGCTGGAGCGTCATGACGAAGGCTCTGGGATCGACTTGTTTTAA
- the recC gene encoding exodeoxyribonuclease V subunit gamma, translating into MLHIIQSNRMEALQAQFTTLLKQAPLTDPFANDIVLVQSPGMSQWLKNGLSRDIGYAAQVEFPLPLSFIWQLYQQFLPDVPKESPFNKNNMSWKLFTLLPQQLSNPLYEPLRAYLEDASDRSQSELKRFALCEKIADVYDQYLMYRPNWLEQWEQGTDMLDDVDISIAPWQPDLWRILVAHTHHLGQSPYNRANMHQQLLTKLAEADPTTLPERICIFGLSAMATNQLEIFTALAQKSDVLLFFFNPSEHYWGDLVDEKTQAKILAKYQVRPAVDAQLQKESGEASYYNTGNPLLSSWGKLGRDYLEQLLQTDARWLDGFVDQFGDSLLAQLQQEIYQLAFKGESLVDDPNWYVSTQGRLPIDQADSSLLLCDCHTPLREVELLHDHLLGLFHDDPTLTPKDIIVMMPDVGTYSPYIEAVFGSASGARKIPFALADMSIDQEKPVLNSFVTLVGLPFSRFSVSDILDLLGVEPISNRFAVEQGEFVQIQTWLQQVAVKWGLSGEHKGDYGLPEIALNTWRHGLRRLLLGIASADELTAYNEIYPADAVEGMAVNTLSKLIAFIEALEQAREQLLVATPLNEKCAVLRQMLTDFYDQDTEQSWDLMQLHKVIDGLEKHYENGDFSGAVDAKIVLHQVRQGIKDKGVGQRFLAGAVNFCTLMPMRAVPFKVVCLLGMNDADYPRQVQPIGFDLVPYSRRRKGDRSRKLDDRYLFLEALLSAREHLYISYLGRSCYNNEPQVPSILVSELCEYLDRAFCYPDESLKPSEQVYRQAPLQPFSDQHYQPGTLHSFNPNWCPSQHEIQSEVAQQSTKPGIEVELPEELELPDFLRACLAPQRWFYQHTLGVRLVTLGEDTPDSEPFALDPLTRYQYLDEILRSELTDAPLPEAQLLQRAQLPQANVGVVELQKLKGRVAAMSGHLKDVMTEHAEPIEVSLQIGATHLLGWLANVYQSKQVFYRTASIKGKDRIRGYLMHLIANCVTQDIETHIYGLDEQVVFAPLGHDEAHKQLSKWLAFYAQLVTRAVPFFPATSYEYCKTQDMSKALNKFVGGQYIGFGDSEDPYVALSFPSLQACEAEFVQLSGDLLTPLIDLAQETRYETA; encoded by the coding sequence ATGTTGCATATAATCCAATCAAATCGCATGGAAGCCCTTCAAGCGCAATTTACGACATTATTGAAGCAGGCTCCGCTTACGGATCCCTTTGCCAATGACATTGTACTGGTTCAGTCGCCAGGTATGTCTCAGTGGCTCAAGAATGGATTGAGCCGGGATATTGGGTATGCTGCACAGGTTGAGTTTCCATTGCCATTAAGCTTTATCTGGCAGCTGTATCAACAATTTTTGCCAGATGTACCGAAAGAGTCGCCATTTAATAAAAATAACATGAGCTGGAAGCTTTTCACTTTACTGCCACAGCAGCTCTCGAACCCACTATACGAGCCGCTCAGAGCATACCTTGAGGATGCCAGTGATCGGTCGCAAAGTGAGCTAAAGCGCTTTGCTTTGTGCGAGAAAATCGCCGACGTGTATGACCAATACTTAATGTACCGGCCAAATTGGTTAGAACAGTGGGAGCAAGGCACGGATATGCTTGATGATGTCGATATTAGTATCGCGCCCTGGCAACCTGATCTGTGGCGGATACTGGTAGCACACACGCATCATCTGGGACAAAGCCCCTATAACCGGGCTAATATGCACCAGCAATTACTGACAAAACTGGCAGAAGCCGACCCGACAACCTTGCCTGAGCGGATCTGCATATTTGGTCTTTCTGCCATGGCGACTAACCAGTTAGAGATATTTACCGCACTGGCGCAAAAGAGTGATGTATTACTGTTCTTTTTTAATCCCAGTGAGCACTACTGGGGCGATCTGGTTGATGAGAAAACTCAAGCTAAGATCCTGGCCAAGTATCAGGTAAGGCCAGCAGTGGATGCGCAGCTACAAAAAGAATCCGGGGAAGCCAGCTATTACAATACGGGTAATCCCTTGTTGTCCTCTTGGGGTAAGCTTGGGCGAGATTATCTGGAGCAGCTATTGCAAACTGATGCACGCTGGCTGGATGGCTTTGTTGATCAGTTTGGCGACAGTTTGCTGGCCCAGTTACAGCAGGAAATATATCAACTGGCTTTTAAGGGTGAGTCTCTGGTCGATGACCCAAACTGGTACGTAAGTACGCAAGGGCGTCTGCCCATAGATCAGGCGGACAGCTCGTTACTACTGTGTGACTGCCATACCCCTTTGCGTGAAGTTGAGCTGTTACATGATCATTTGCTGGGTTTATTTCATGATGACCCGACGCTGACGCCCAAAGACATCATCGTCATGATGCCAGATGTGGGTACCTATAGCCCTTATATTGAAGCCGTATTTGGCAGTGCATCAGGGGCGAGAAAAATACCTTTTGCACTTGCGGACATGAGCATAGATCAAGAAAAGCCAGTGCTGAATTCCTTTGTAACACTGGTTGGCCTGCCATTTAGTCGTTTTAGTGTGTCGGATATACTAGATCTGTTAGGGGTTGAACCCATCAGTAACCGCTTTGCTGTTGAACAGGGTGAATTTGTTCAGATCCAGACCTGGCTTCAACAGGTGGCTGTGAAGTGGGGTCTCAGTGGTGAACACAAAGGTGATTATGGATTACCGGAAATTGCCCTCAATACCTGGAGACACGGGCTCAGACGGCTGCTTTTGGGGATTGCCAGTGCCGATGAGCTGACGGCGTACAATGAGATATATCCGGCAGATGCGGTAGAAGGCATGGCTGTAAATACTCTGAGCAAATTGATTGCCTTTATTGAAGCACTTGAGCAGGCGCGTGAGCAGTTATTAGTCGCGACACCGCTTAATGAGAAATGCGCAGTGTTGAGGCAGATGCTGACAGACTTTTACGATCAGGACACAGAGCAGAGCTGGGATCTGATGCAGTTGCATAAGGTGATCGACGGACTGGAAAAGCACTATGAGAATGGCGACTTTTCCGGTGCCGTTGACGCAAAAATTGTGTTGCATCAAGTTCGCCAGGGCATCAAAGACAAGGGCGTGGGGCAACGGTTTTTGGCCGGTGCGGTGAACTTTTGTACTCTGATGCCAATGCGGGCGGTACCGTTTAAAGTTGTTTGCTTGCTGGGTATGAATGACGCCGATTATCCGCGACAAGTGCAACCCATTGGTTTTGATTTAGTGCCTTATTCGCGACGCCGTAAAGGTGACCGCTCTCGTAAGCTGGATGACCGTTATTTGTTTTTGGAAGCGCTGCTCAGCGCACGCGAGCATCTCTATATCAGTTATCTGGGACGCTCTTGTTACAACAATGAGCCTCAGGTACCGTCAATCCTGGTCAGCGAGTTATGCGAATATCTGGACCGCGCTTTTTGCTATCCAGATGAGTCACTCAAACCCAGTGAGCAGGTATATCGTCAGGCCCCTTTGCAGCCGTTCAGCGATCAGCACTATCAGCCAGGTACTTTGCACAGCTTTAATCCCAACTGGTGCCCGTCACAGCACGAGATACAGAGTGAAGTGGCGCAGCAGAGCACTAAGCCCGGTATTGAAGTTGAGTTGCCTGAAGAGCTGGAGTTACCCGACTTTTTGCGCGCTTGTCTGGCACCGCAGCGCTGGTTTTATCAACATACACTGGGTGTACGTCTGGTCACGCTGGGAGAGGACACGCCGGACAGTGAACCATTTGCTTTAGACCCTCTGACGCGCTATCAATATCTGGATGAAATTTTGCGCAGTGAACTGACCGATGCCCCTTTGCCTGAAGCTCAACTGCTGCAGCGAGCTCAGCTGCCACAGGCTAATGTGGGGGTGGTGGAACTGCAAAAGCTTAAAGGGCGTGTTGCAGCCATGTCGGGGCATTTAAAAGACGTGATGACTGAGCATGCGGAACCCATAGAAGTATCGCTGCAAATTGGAGCAACACATTTACTAGGCTGGCTTGCCAATGTCTATCAAAGCAAACAGGTATTTTATCGTACAGCCAGCATCAAAGGTAAAGATAGGATCCGTGGCTATTTGATGCACCTGATAGCGAATTGTGTGACCCAGGATATAGAAACTCATATTTATGGGCTGGACGAGCAAGTTGTGTTTGCGCCGCTTGGCCATGATGAGGCACATAAGCAGCTGTCAAAATGGCTGGCGTTTTATGCCCAGCTGGTTACCCGGGCTGTGCCGTTTTTCCCGGCCACCAGTTACGAATATTGTAAAACGCAAGATATGAGCAAAGCCCTGAATAAATTTGTGGGTGGTCAGTACATAGGGTTTGGTGACAGTGAAGATCCTTATGTCGCTTTGAGTTTCCCGTCTTTACAGGCTTGTGAAGCCGAGTTTGTTCAGTTGAGTGGTGATCTGCTGACTCCCCTTATTGATCTTGCACAGGAGACCCGCTATGAGACGGCTTGA